A region of the Nocardia nova SH22a genome:
GCGCGATCTCCTGGTTCACCGACGGTTCCGGCGACGAAACGGTCGGGGGTGCGAAACACATGGATTGCTCGGGCCATCTGCACCTCCTGAAACCGACTGCATCACTGATCACGACTCCCCGCATCGGGGGGATCCGCAATATTCCCATTATCCGCCCGCGGCGCCGGATCCACCTCACCGCCCGGCACCGGGCCCGCCCGCTCGGCCTGCTGCCGGGCCGCGGCCAGCGCGGACAGATCCGATCCGGTGTCGTTGACCCGCCACACCGACGGCCCCAGCGGGGTGTAGCGCACGACGCTGATCGAGGCCGGTTCGACCACGATGCGCTGGAAACCGTCGAGATGGATGCCGAAGGCGTCGGCCAGCAGCGACTTGATCACGTCCCCGTGCGTGCACGCCACCCACAGCACATCGCGCTCGTGGCGGGCCGCCAGCCGGGCGTCGATATCGCGCACCGCCGCCACCGCCCGGTACTGGACCTGGGCCAGACCCTCACCGCCCGGGAACACCGCGCCGGAGGCATGCCCTTGCACCGTCTTCCACAGCGGTTCCTTCACCAGCTCCGACAGCGCGCGCCCGGTCCAGTCCCCGTAGTCCACCTCGAGCAGCCGCTCGTCGGGTTCGGGTTCGATACCGAGCTTGTCGGCCAGCGGCGACACCGTGCGCGTGCACCGCAGCAGCGGTGAATGCACGATGTGCTCGATCGGTAACGGCGACAGGCGTTCTGCCACCGCGAGAGCCTGATCGCCGCCGCGTTCGGTGAGATCTACGCCGGGACTGCGACCGGCGAGGGTGTGTGCGGTGTTGGAGGTCGACACCCCGTGCCGCAACAGGATCACCGTCATGCGACCAGACTAGGCGATGGCGCCCGTCCCGATACTCCCATCACGTTCCCCGGGGCTCGGCGAACCCGATCTCGTGACCGTAAAAGGCTGGGAAACAGCATATTTCGCCCTCGGAGGAATCGCGTCCAGCGGTCCGGACCGGATGGGGAGCGAACCGGGCGAACACTGTGTCGCACCTCGCATCTCCGGCGGTTCGCGAGCGGTATCCGTCTGCGGGACCGCTTGTGGCCCTAGGCTCGGGCACTGTGACAACAGCTGTGGTGGTGCGGTGATGGAACAGCGGCCGGTGGGGCGCAGCGGCCTGCGCGTATCGCGACTGGGACTGGCCACCCACACCTGGGGGCGCGAAACCGACACCGAGGACGCGGCAGCGCAACTGGTCGCCTTCGTGGAGGCCGGCGGCACCCTCGTCGACACCTCACCGGTCTATCAGGGCGGCGCCGCCCAGCGCATGCTCGGCGAACTCGTCG
Encoded here:
- a CDS encoding histidine phosphatase family protein → MTVILLRHGVSTSNTAHTLAGRSPGVDLTERGGDQALAVAERLSPLPIEHIVHSPLLRCTRTVSPLADKLGIEPEPDERLLEVDYGDWTGRALSELVKEPLWKTVQGHASGAVFPGGEGLAQVQYRAVAAVRDIDARLAARHERDVLWVACTHGDVIKSLLADAFGIHLDGFQRIVVEPASISVVRYTPLGPSVWRVNDTGSDLSALAAARQQAERAGPVPGGEVDPAPRADNGNIADPPDAGSRDQ